In Pseudomonas alcaliphila JAB1, a single window of DNA contains:
- a CDS encoding antibiotic biosynthesis monooxygenase — translation MLAVIFEVQAKPGLQQDYLDLAGELRPLLAEQPGFISIERFQSLTQPGKILSLSFWQDEAAIQAWRQREEHRRAQTAGREEVFSHYRLRVARVLRDYGMHEREQAPADSRAIHEQGQCDD, via the coding sequence ATGCTCGCCGTGATCTTCGAAGTTCAGGCCAAGCCCGGCCTGCAGCAGGACTATCTCGACCTCGCCGGTGAGTTGCGCCCGCTGCTCGCCGAGCAGCCGGGTTTCATCTCCATCGAGCGCTTCCAGAGCCTGACCCAGCCGGGGAAGATCCTGTCGCTGTCGTTCTGGCAGGACGAAGCCGCGATCCAGGCCTGGCGCCAGCGCGAGGAACACCGCCGCGCACAGACGGCAGGACGCGAGGAGGTTTTCAGTCACTATCGGTTGCGCGTAGCCCGGGTATTGCGCGACTACGGCATGCACGAGCGCGAACAGGCGCCGGCCGACAGCCGCGCGATCCATGAGCAGGGGCAGTGCGATGACTGA
- a CDS encoding metalloregulator ArsR/SmtB family transcription factor, with translation MEYAPGFSSIAALLADAGRASMVWALMDGSARPAGELALLAGLSPSSTSAHLAKLVEGGLLAQQRHGRNRYYRLAGPEVGQLVEALASAALAAQPRQPRTVSASRGTPQAMREARTCYDHLAGELAVGMFARMRAADWLSEEGGALQLTASGEQGLQALGIDLHQINRQRRQRLCACPDWSERKPHLGGALGAALLSLCEDEGWLRRSTGSRALQVSPQGRRAIMTIAAL, from the coding sequence ATGGAATACGCACCGGGTTTCAGCTCGATTGCCGCGTTGCTCGCCGATGCCGGGCGCGCCAGCATGGTCTGGGCGCTGATGGACGGCAGCGCGCGGCCGGCCGGTGAACTGGCCTTGTTGGCGGGGCTGTCGCCGTCGTCGACCAGCGCGCACCTGGCCAAGCTGGTAGAAGGCGGCCTGCTGGCGCAGCAACGCCATGGGCGCAATCGCTATTACCGCCTTGCCGGGCCGGAAGTCGGGCAACTGGTAGAGGCCCTGGCCAGCGCTGCGCTCGCCGCGCAGCCACGGCAGCCGCGCACGGTGTCGGCTTCACGCGGGACGCCGCAGGCCATGCGTGAGGCGCGCACCTGCTATGACCATCTGGCCGGCGAGTTGGCGGTCGGCATGTTCGCGCGCATGCGCGCGGCTGACTGGCTGAGCGAGGAGGGCGGTGCGCTGCAGCTGACGGCAAGCGGTGAGCAGGGGCTGCAGGCGTTGGGGATCGATCTGCACCAGATCAACCGTCAGCGCCGCCAGCGACTCTGTGCCTGCCCGGACTGGAGCGAGCGCAAGCCGCATCTCGGTGGTGCGCTGGGCGCGGCGTTGCTGAGTCTGTGCGAAGACGAGGGCTGGCTGCGGCGCAGCACGGGTTCGCGTGCGCTGCAGGTTTCACCGCAGGGACGCAGGGCGATCATGACGATCGCGGCTTTGTAG
- a CDS encoding sulfate ABC transporter ATP-binding protein produces MSIEIRNVSKNFNAFKALNEINLNIQSGELVALLGPSGCGKTTLLRIIAGLETPDSGTIEFHGEDVSNHDVRDRNVGFVFQHYALFRHMTVFDNVAFGLRMKPKRERPSEDMIQQKVHELLNLVQLDWLGDRYPEQLSGGQRQRIALARALAVEPRVLLLDEPFGALDAKVRKELRRWLARLHEDVHLTSVFVTHDQEEAMEVADRIVVMNKGVIEQIGTPAEVYENPASDFVYHFLGDANRLYVGNDHHVLFRPHEVDLSSEPSPEHKAGEVRDIRLLGAITRITLKVEGQDELIEAEVAKDHVSLDNLARGTTLYFKPKGGKPVSAQA; encoded by the coding sequence ATGAGTATCGAAATCCGCAACGTCAGCAAGAACTTCAATGCGTTCAAGGCGCTGAACGAGATCAACCTGAACATCCAGAGCGGCGAACTGGTCGCCCTGCTCGGCCCGTCCGGCTGCGGCAAGACCACCCTGCTGCGCATCATCGCCGGCCTGGAAACCCCGGACAGCGGCACCATCGAGTTCCACGGCGAAGACGTCTCCAACCACGACGTACGTGATCGCAACGTCGGCTTCGTGTTCCAGCACTACGCGCTGTTTCGCCACATGACGGTGTTCGATAACGTCGCTTTCGGCCTGCGCATGAAGCCCAAGCGCGAGCGCCCGAGCGAAGACATGATCCAGCAGAAGGTGCACGAGTTGCTCAACCTGGTGCAGCTCGACTGGCTCGGTGATCGCTACCCGGAGCAGCTCTCCGGCGGTCAGCGCCAGCGTATCGCCCTGGCCCGCGCCCTGGCCGTGGAGCCACGCGTACTGCTGCTCGACGAACCCTTCGGCGCACTGGATGCCAAGGTGCGCAAGGAGCTGCGCCGCTGGCTGGCGCGCCTGCACGAGGACGTGCACCTGACCAGCGTATTCGTCACCCACGACCAGGAAGAAGCCATGGAAGTGGCCGACCGCATCGTGGTGATGAACAAGGGCGTGATCGAGCAGATCGGTACACCGGCCGAGGTTTACGAGAATCCGGCCAGCGATTTCGTCTACCACTTCCTCGGTGACGCCAACCGCCTCTACGTCGGCAACGATCACCACGTGCTGTTCCGCCCGCACGAGGTCGACCTGTCCAGCGAACCGAGCCCGGAGCACAAGGCCGGCGAGGTGCGTGACATCCGCCTGCTCGGCGCGATCACCCGCATCACCCTCAAGGTCGAAGGCCAGGACGAGCTGATCGAAGCCGAGGTGGCCAAGGATCACGTCAGCCTGGACAACCTCGCCCGCGGCACCACCCTGTACTTCAAGCCCAAGGGCGGCAAGCCGGTCAGCGCCCAAGCCTGA
- a CDS encoding sulfite exporter TauE/SafE family protein: MTEHLLLILVTFLLAGMVKGVVGLGLPTIAVGLLGLVMAPLQAAALLIIPSMVTNIWQLCDGRSPLPMLRRLWPMLLGILCGTLLVAALLQSLDLPGATRWLGVALVVYALLGLAKVHFRVERAKEGWLSPVIGALTGAITAVTGVFVIPAVPYLQAIGLEKDDLVQALGLSFSVSTLALAAALGHSGELLQPAVLGVSALALLPALLGMAGGQWLRKRISAERFKRWFFIGLLLLGAELALRGL, from the coding sequence ATGACTGAGCACCTGCTCCTGATCCTCGTCACCTTCCTGCTCGCCGGCATGGTCAAGGGTGTGGTCGGCCTTGGCCTGCCGACCATCGCTGTTGGTCTGCTCGGTCTGGTGATGGCGCCATTGCAAGCCGCCGCGCTGCTGATCATCCCGTCGATGGTGACCAACATCTGGCAGCTGTGCGACGGTCGCAGCCCGCTGCCGATGCTGCGCCGGCTATGGCCGATGCTGCTGGGAATCCTGTGTGGCACGCTGCTGGTCGCCGCTCTGCTGCAGAGCCTCGACCTGCCCGGCGCCACCCGCTGGCTGGGCGTTGCACTGGTGGTTTACGCACTGCTTGGTCTGGCCAAGGTGCACTTTCGCGTGGAGCGGGCCAAGGAAGGCTGGCTGAGCCCGGTGATCGGTGCGCTCACCGGCGCGATCACCGCGGTTACCGGTGTATTCGTGATTCCCGCCGTACCCTACTTGCAGGCCATCGGCCTGGAGAAGGACGATCTGGTTCAGGCCCTGGGGTTGTCCTTCAGCGTCTCCACCCTGGCCCTGGCGGCAGCGCTCGGTCACAGCGGTGAACTGCTGCAACCGGCGGTGCTGGGTGTATCGGCCCTCGCCCTGCTGCCCGCACTGCTGGGCATGGCCGGCGGCCAGTGGCTGCGCAAACGCATCAGCGCGGAGCGCTTCAAGCGCTGGTTCTTCATCGGCCTGTTGCTGCTTGGGGCAGAACTGGCGCTGCGCGGTCTCTGA